A genomic window from Mesorhizobium sp. 131-2-1 includes:
- a CDS encoding putative bifunctional diguanylate cyclase/phosphodiesterase, producing MLFTSVSKIESAMPRFGFFAIREFHIAIRDVTHLRDMVSLAQLARSSPESLEQLAAANDLVYIRFERIDGGDTISEIPAYAGIVPQVNDAVKRIDAVLAAGLPLDEKSLKELGIELDQIVARMNDEYYKYGEEVNVDLYAAEKNLNRFNYQIAFALTVLSALALGTAVLLIGRRETISKLEFLAWRDATTELKNRAWMSANRDGLLERARLAGKPLRLFLIDLDHFKSVNDTFGHHIGDLLLKAVAETLQSVERPDEVAAVRLGGDEFAIMAIGHSDDLGHRLREQLNRFADLDGHQVRIGASIGMASFPDHGSDISTLLRNADSALYAAKAEGRSGFVTFSPAILSQIDVQLGEEAAIKQALNADEYFLVWQPQFELATGRMIGAEALVRWRDRASGAVRLPDSFIPTAERSDLILEIDKIVLSKACAQAVQWMSIAAADFICAVNVSGKTLQDDGFFVHLVEVLQETGLPPSRLQLEITEGVFIQSRNALNTLSKIRNLGVSLALDDFGSGYSSFGYLADLDLNQLKIDRSFLNDLEASRKKQDVVGGIIALANSLGLTVMAEGVETEGQLAFLIAEQCHGAQGFFMSEPIDEKLLTNHLIARRGSLKAKARSKLNLSA from the coding sequence GTGCTCTTCACCAGCGTCAGCAAGATTGAGAGCGCGATGCCGCGTTTCGGCTTCTTCGCCATTCGCGAGTTTCACATTGCGATACGCGACGTGACCCATCTGCGGGATATGGTTTCGCTTGCCCAGTTGGCCCGCAGTTCGCCGGAAAGTCTTGAGCAATTGGCGGCCGCGAACGACCTGGTCTACATCCGTTTCGAGCGGATCGACGGCGGCGACACGATTAGCGAAATCCCCGCCTACGCCGGCATCGTGCCGCAGGTCAATGACGCTGTGAAGCGGATCGACGCCGTCCTTGCGGCGGGCCTGCCTCTGGATGAAAAGAGCCTGAAAGAACTGGGAATTGAGCTCGACCAGATCGTCGCTCGCATGAACGACGAATACTACAAATATGGCGAGGAAGTTAACGTCGATCTTTATGCCGCGGAGAAGAACCTGAACAGGTTCAACTACCAGATCGCCTTTGCCTTGACCGTATTGTCGGCGCTCGCGCTCGGAACCGCCGTGCTGCTCATCGGCCGTCGGGAAACCATCAGCAAGCTCGAATTTCTCGCCTGGCGCGATGCGACGACCGAGTTGAAGAACCGCGCCTGGATGTCCGCCAACAGGGACGGACTGCTGGAGCGGGCAAGGCTGGCCGGCAAGCCGCTCCGACTGTTCCTGATCGACCTGGATCACTTCAAGAGCGTCAACGACACGTTCGGCCATCACATTGGCGATCTGCTGCTGAAGGCCGTTGCCGAGACCTTGCAGTCGGTCGAACGGCCGGACGAAGTGGCCGCAGTCCGCCTGGGAGGAGACGAGTTCGCCATCATGGCGATCGGGCATTCGGACGATCTCGGACATCGCCTGCGCGAGCAACTGAACCGGTTTGCCGATCTGGACGGGCACCAGGTGCGGATCGGCGCCAGCATCGGCATGGCGTCCTTCCCGGATCATGGCTCGGATATCTCCACCCTGTTGCGCAACGCCGACAGCGCCCTCTATGCCGCGAAGGCGGAAGGGCGGTCCGGCTTTGTGACGTTCTCGCCTGCTATCCTCAGCCAGATCGACGTGCAGCTCGGCGAGGAAGCGGCGATCAAGCAAGCGCTGAACGCCGATGAGTATTTCCTGGTCTGGCAGCCACAGTTCGAATTGGCGACCGGGCGCATGATCGGCGCCGAAGCCCTGGTCCGCTGGCGCGACCGCGCTTCGGGAGCGGTTCGCCTGCCTGACTCATTCATTCCGACCGCGGAACGGAGTGATTTGATATTGGAAATCGACAAGATCGTGCTGAGCAAGGCCTGCGCGCAGGCAGTTCAGTGGATGTCGATTGCCGCCGCCGATTTCATCTGCGCGGTCAATGTCTCGGGCAAGACCCTGCAGGACGATGGATTTTTCGTGCACCTCGTGGAGGTGCTTCAGGAAACCGGGTTGCCGCCGTCGCGCCTGCAACTGGAAATAACCGAAGGGGTTTTCATCCAAAGCAGGAACGCTTTGAACACATTGTCGAAAATTCGCAATCTCGGGGTCAGTCTGGCGCTCGACGATTTTGGATCCGGATATTCGAGTTTCGGCTATCTTGCCGATCTCGACCTCAATCAGCTGAAGATCGATCGTTCGTTCTTGAACGATCTGGAGGCGTCCAGGAAAAAGCAGGACGTTGTCGGAGGAATTATAGCGTTGGCCAACTCCCTCGGTCTGACGGTCATGGCCGAGGGGGTGGAAACCGAAGGACAACTGGCCTTCCTCATCGCCGAACAATGCCACGGCGCCCAGGGGTTTTTCATGTCGGAACCGATCGATGAGAAATTGCTGACAAATCACCTGATTGCGCGGCGAGGCAGCCTCAAAGCCAAGGCCAGGTCCAAGCTGAACCTTTCGGCTTGA
- a CDS encoding molybdopterin-dependent oxidoreductase, producing the protein MLLLSRHLFALRRSLILLVVSAIGALPAAAMEPAKYPEPPDTVAFNVEKNGESTPVTLRQLEKLGLYSVSTPSPFEKGQLAFQGVLFRDVVKLVGLEGESSVVLRAVDDYVQVIPKEDWTDGPLLLATRQDGKLLTRRTQGPTRLIYPLDDYPAFDTPVRKPRWIWLIKTMAPGN; encoded by the coding sequence ATGTTGCTGCTCAGTAGACATTTGTTTGCACTTCGCCGGAGCCTGATCCTTCTGGTCGTTTCGGCAATCGGCGCGCTGCCTGCGGCCGCCATGGAACCCGCGAAATATCCGGAACCTCCCGACACCGTTGCTTTCAATGTTGAGAAGAACGGGGAATCGACCCCGGTCACGCTGCGACAGCTGGAAAAGCTCGGCCTTTACAGCGTTTCCACCCCAAGTCCCTTTGAAAAAGGGCAACTTGCGTTTCAGGGTGTTCTGTTCCGGGATGTGGTCAAGCTGGTCGGATTGGAGGGTGAATCGTCAGTCGTCCTGCGGGCGGTGGACGACTATGTGCAGGTAATCCCGAAGGAAGACTGGACCGACGGTCCCCTTCTTCTTGCCACTCGCCAGGACGGCAAGCTGTTGACGCGGCGCACGCAGGGTCCCACGCGGCTGATCTACCCCCTCGATGACTATCCGGCCTTCGATACGCCAGTTCGCAAACCCCGATGGATCTGGTTGATAAAAACGATGGCCCCTGGCAATTGA
- a CDS encoding nitrate reductase → MEIDEAREVRTTCPYCGVGCGVLAKVAADGEVTVRGDPDHPANFGRLCSKGSALAETIDLDGRLLHPEIHGRRAGWDEALDVVASTFSQTIAEHGPDAVAFYVSGQLLTEDYYVANKLMKGFVGSANIDTNSRLCMASSVAGHRRAFGSDTVPGCYEDLELADLIVLVGSNLAWCHPVLYQRITAAREKRPQMKIVLVDPRRTMTADIADLHLAIAPDGDTALFSGLLAYLAKNEALDRAYIAAHTNGLDEALAAAASLDLASVASATGLSEDELLRFYELFAATEKIVTVYSQGVNQSSQGTDKVNAIINCHLATGRVGKPGSGPFSVTGQPNAMGGREVGGLANMLAAHMEIENPAHRARVRRFWNAPSMAEKPGLKAVDMFKAVADGRIKALWIMATNPVDSMPDADAVEAAIKACPFVVVSDVLASTDTVRHAHVSLPATAWGEKDGTVTNSERRISRQRAFLPAPGEARPDWWIVAEVAKRMGFGEAFAHAAPAGIFAEHAGLSGFENDGARDFDIGAYADVDADTYASLEPFQWPAPSPATPLWPAGHLPLKGGDQLSPPASPIIGGAGELPTSAGDEPAPKLPISPPAGEMSGRTEGGAQARRHPEAGSSAERQPTRFFGNGNFYTADGKARFIPIHAVPDTRTTPDFPLVLNTGRIRDHWHTMTRTGKSPRLSQHIAEPFVEIHPADARQHGIGDADIVRLTTPRGEVLVRALVTARQRQGSVFAPMHWTDQFAAKGRLDTLTAALADPVSGQPALKHVAVRMEKFAANAFGFAVTRERPEAVAADYWAVARCKGGWRVELAFADENVDWPGFAQSLFGASSDAEMLAYHDRDAGQHRIAAFEGERLAGALFVAPGPVAVSRGWAAEQLEAAHAGQRERFRIVAGRAGADRPDIGAIVCSCFGIGANQIAAAAGAGCSTVEAIGEALKAGTNCGSCRAEIRAIIGAGRVQAAE, encoded by the coding sequence ATGGAGATCGACGAAGCACGCGAGGTGAGGACCACCTGTCCCTATTGCGGGGTGGGTTGCGGCGTGCTGGCGAAGGTCGCCGCGGATGGTGAAGTCACCGTCCGCGGCGATCCTGACCATCCGGCGAATTTTGGCCGGCTCTGCTCGAAGGGTTCGGCGCTGGCGGAGACCATCGACCTCGATGGCCGGTTGCTCCACCCGGAAATTCACGGCCGCCGCGCCGGCTGGGACGAGGCGCTTGACGTCGTCGCCTCGACCTTCTCGCAGACCATCGCCGAGCACGGGCCGGACGCGGTCGCCTTCTATGTCTCCGGTCAGTTGCTGACCGAGGATTATTACGTCGCCAACAAGCTGATGAAGGGGTTTGTCGGCTCGGCCAACATCGACACCAACTCGCGGCTCTGCATGGCCTCGTCGGTCGCCGGCCACCGCCGCGCTTTCGGCTCCGACACGGTGCCGGGCTGCTATGAGGATCTGGAACTCGCCGACCTCATCGTGCTGGTCGGCTCGAATCTCGCCTGGTGCCACCCGGTGCTCTACCAGCGCATCACCGCGGCGCGCGAGAAGCGGCCGCAGATGAAGATCGTGCTGGTCGACCCGCGCCGCACCATGACCGCTGACATCGCCGACCTGCATCTGGCGATCGCGCCGGATGGCGACACCGCGCTGTTTTCCGGTCTCCTTGCCTATCTGGCGAAGAACGAAGCGCTCGACCGCGCCTATATCGCCGCGCACACAAACGGTCTCGACGAGGCGCTGGCAGCGGCCGCATCGCTCGACCTTGCCAGCGTCGCCAGCGCCACGGGCCTGAGCGAAGACGAGCTTCTGCGTTTCTACGAACTGTTCGCGGCGACAGAGAAGATCGTCACCGTCTACAGTCAGGGCGTCAACCAGTCCTCGCAAGGCACCGACAAGGTCAACGCCATCATCAACTGCCATCTGGCGACGGGGCGCGTCGGCAAGCCTGGGTCAGGGCCGTTCTCGGTCACCGGCCAGCCCAACGCCATGGGCGGACGCGAGGTCGGTGGCCTGGCCAATATGCTCGCCGCCCATATGGAGATCGAGAACCCCGCGCATCGCGCCCGTGTGCGCCGTTTCTGGAACGCGCCTTCGATGGCTGAGAAGCCGGGCTTGAAGGCGGTCGACATGTTCAAGGCGGTGGCTGACGGGCGTATCAAGGCGCTCTGGATCATGGCCACCAACCCGGTCGATTCGATGCCGGATGCCGATGCCGTGGAAGCGGCGATCAAGGCCTGTCCCTTCGTCGTGGTGTCGGACGTGCTGGCGAGCACCGATACCGTTCGCCATGCCCATGTGTCTCTGCCGGCCACCGCCTGGGGCGAGAAGGATGGCACCGTCACCAATTCCGAGCGCCGCATCTCGCGCCAGCGCGCCTTTCTGCCGGCGCCCGGCGAAGCAAGGCCGGACTGGTGGATCGTTGCAGAAGTGGCGAAGCGGATGGGGTTCGGCGAGGCGTTTGCGCATGCCGCGCCGGCCGGGATCTTCGCCGAGCACGCCGGGCTGTCGGGATTCGAAAATGACGGCGCGCGGGATTTCGACATCGGCGCTTACGCTGATGTTGATGCGGACACCTACGCATCGCTTGAGCCATTTCAATGGCCAGCGCCGAGCCCAGCCACCCCCCTCTGGCCTGCCGGCCATCTCCCCCTCAAGGGGGGAGATCAGTTGTCGCCACCGGCTTCGCCAATCATCGGCGGCGCAGGAGAACTGCCAACTAGTGCGGGAGATGAGCCGGCGCCAAAACTGCCAATCTCCCCCCCTGCGGGGGAGATGTCCGGCAGGACAGAGGGGGGTGCTCAAGCTCGACGTCACCCGGAGGCGGGCAGTTCGGCCGAACGCCAACCAACCCGCTTCTTCGGCAACGGCAACTTCTACACCGCCGACGGCAAAGCCCGCTTCATCCCCATCCATGCCGTGCCGGACACCCGCACCACCCCCGATTTCCCGCTGGTGCTGAACACCGGCCGTATCCGCGACCACTGGCACACGATGACGCGCACCGGCAAAAGCCCGCGTCTTTCCCAGCACATCGCCGAGCCCTTCGTCGAAATCCATCCGGCCGACGCCCGGCAGCATGGCATCGGCGACGCCGATATCGTGCGGCTCACGACCCCACGCGGCGAAGTGCTTGTCCGCGCGCTGGTCACCGCCCGCCAGCGCCAGGGCAGCGTCTTCGCGCCGATGCACTGGACCGACCAGTTCGCGGCCAAGGGACGCCTCGACACTCTGACCGCGGCGCTTGCCGACCCGGTCTCCGGCCAGCCGGCGCTGAAGCATGTCGCGGTGCGCATGGAGAAATTCGCAGCGAATGCCTTCGGCTTCGCCGTGACGCGAGAACGCCCCGAGGCCGTCGCCGCCGACTATTGGGCGGTGGCCCGCTGCAAGGGCGGCTGGCGGGTGGAGCTTGCCTTTGCCGACGAGAACGTCGACTGGCCAGGTTTTGCGCAGTCGCTGTTCGGCGCGTCGTCAGATGCCGAAATGCTCGCCTATCACGACCGTGACGCCGGTCAGCACCGCATCGCCGCCTTTGAAGGCGAGCGCCTTGCCGGCGCGCTGTTCGTCGCGCCGGGCCCGGTCGCCGTGTCGCGCGGCTGGGCGGCCGAGCAGCTCGAAGCCGCCCATGCCGGCCAGCGCGAACGCTTCCGCATTGTCGCCGGCCGCGCCGGCGCCGACCGGCCGGATATCGGCGCAATCGTCTGCTCCTGCTTCGGCATCGGCGCCAACCAGATCGCAGCGGCTGCGGGGGCTGGCTGCTCGACAGTCGAGGCCATTGGCGAAGCACTCAAGGCCGGCACCAACTGCGGCTCCTGCCGCGCCGAAATCCGCGCCATCATCGGAGCGGGCAGGGTGCAGGCGGCGGAGTGA
- the nirD gene encoding nitrite reductase small subunit NirD, with amino-acid sequence MTWIAIGTISDIPRRGARCVTTPQGKIAVFRTADDDVFAIDDHCPHKGGPLSQGIVHGAAVTCPLHNWVISLETGKALGADEGAVRTIPVKREGERLFLALEALASRAA; translated from the coding sequence ATGACCTGGATCGCTATCGGCACCATCTCCGACATCCCGCGCCGTGGCGCGCGCTGCGTGACCACCCCGCAAGGCAAGATCGCCGTCTTCCGCACCGCGGACGACGACGTCTTCGCCATCGACGACCATTGCCCGCACAAGGGCGGGCCGCTCAGCCAGGGCATTGTCCATGGCGCGGCGGTGACCTGTCCCTTGCACAATTGGGTGATCTCGCTGGAGACCGGCAAGGCGCTCGGCGCAGACGAGGGCGCGGTGCGCACCATTCCGGTGAAGCGGGAAGGCGAGCGCCTGTTCCTGGCGCTGGAAGCGCTGGCCAGCCGCGCGGCCTGA
- the nirB gene encoding nitrite reductase large subunit NirB translates to MTEKLVIIGNGMAPGRMLEHLLEKAPDRYQVTIFNAEPRVNYDRIMLSPVLSGEKAYEEIIIHGDGWYIKHGITLYKGHKIVAVDRTAKTVTSDHGVTEPYDKLVIATGSVPFIIPVPGNNLPGVLTYRDLDDVQAMMLAAQSRAKAVVIGGGLLGLEAAAGLNAQGMDVTVLHVMPTLMERQLDPAAGYLLQRAVEARGIKVITKANTQAITGNGKVEQVELADGTVIPATLVVMAVGIRPNAALAKEAGIAVNRGIVVDAGMRSNDPDIYALGECAEVNGMVYGLVAPLYEMARVAASQLAGDEAGAFVHSDTPTKLKVTGIELFSVGDFADGDDRQEIVLRDASAGVYKRLVLKDDRIIGTVLYGETADGAWFNDLKKKQTDISEMRDTLIFGQSYQGGAPLDPMAAVAALPDDAEICGCNGVCKGKITGAITGKGLTSLDDVRAHTKASASCGSCTGLVEKLMVLTLGDTYNPAAVQPMCSCTTLGHDEVRRLIKAKGLKTIPAVMQELEWKTSCGCAKCRPALNYYLVCDWPDEYADDYQSRFINERVHANIQKDGTYSVVPRMWGGVTSASELRAIADVVDKFEIPMVKVTGGQRIDMLGIRKEDLPAVWADLGQAGFVSGHAYAKGLRTVKTCVGSDWCRFGTQDSTGLGIRIEKFMWGSWTPAKVKMAVSGCPRNCAEATCKDVGVICVDSGYEIHFAGAAGLDIKGTEVLGLVKTEDEALEHIVALTQMYREQARYLERIYKWAKRIGIPEIKRQIMDDDEKRKAYYERFVFSQKFAQVDPWSERVSGKDKHEFRPMASVGFAEAAE, encoded by the coding sequence ATGACCGAGAAACTCGTCATCATCGGCAACGGCATGGCCCCCGGGCGCATGCTGGAGCATCTCCTGGAAAAGGCGCCCGATCGCTACCAGGTCACCATCTTCAACGCCGAGCCGCGCGTGAACTACGACCGCATCATGCTGTCGCCGGTTCTGTCGGGCGAGAAGGCCTATGAAGAAATCATCATCCACGGCGACGGCTGGTACATCAAGCACGGCATCACCCTCTACAAGGGCCACAAGATCGTCGCCGTCGACCGGACGGCGAAAACCGTCACCTCCGACCATGGCGTGACCGAGCCCTACGACAAGCTGGTCATCGCCACCGGCTCGGTGCCGTTTATCATCCCGGTGCCAGGCAACAACCTGCCGGGCGTGCTCACCTATCGCGATCTCGACGACGTGCAGGCGATGATGCTGGCCGCCCAGTCGCGGGCCAAGGCCGTGGTCATCGGCGGCGGCCTGCTGGGCTTGGAAGCCGCGGCCGGCTTGAACGCGCAAGGCATGGACGTCACCGTGCTGCACGTCATGCCGACGCTGATGGAGCGCCAGCTCGACCCCGCCGCCGGCTATCTCCTGCAGCGCGCGGTGGAAGCGCGAGGCATCAAGGTCATCACCAAGGCCAACACCCAGGCCATCACTGGCAACGGCAAGGTCGAGCAGGTCGAGCTTGCCGACGGCACCGTCATCCCGGCGACGCTGGTGGTGATGGCGGTTGGCATCAGGCCGAACGCGGCATTGGCCAAGGAGGCGGGCATTGCCGTCAATCGCGGCATCGTCGTCGATGCCGGCATGCGCAGCAACGACCCCGACATCTACGCGCTCGGCGAATGCGCCGAGGTCAACGGTATGGTCTACGGCCTGGTGGCGCCGCTCTACGAGATGGCGCGCGTCGCGGCCAGCCAGCTTGCCGGCGACGAGGCTGGTGCCTTCGTCCATTCGGACACGCCGACCAAGCTCAAGGTCACCGGCATCGAGCTGTTCTCGGTCGGCGACTTCGCCGATGGTGACGACCGCCAGGAGATCGTGCTGCGCGATGCTTCGGCCGGCGTCTACAAGCGCCTGGTGCTCAAGGACGACCGCATCATCGGCACGGTGCTCTACGGGGAGACGGCCGACGGCGCCTGGTTCAACGACCTGAAGAAGAAGCAGACCGATATTTCGGAGATGCGCGACACGCTTATCTTCGGCCAGTCATACCAGGGGGGTGCCCCCCTGGACCCTATGGCGGCCGTTGCAGCCTTGCCGGATGATGCGGAAATCTGCGGCTGCAACGGCGTCTGCAAGGGCAAGATCACCGGTGCGATCACCGGCAAAGGCCTGACCTCGCTCGACGATGTGCGGGCGCACACCAAGGCGTCCGCTTCCTGCGGCTCGTGCACCGGGCTGGTCGAGAAGCTGATGGTGCTGACCCTCGGCGACACGTACAACCCGGCCGCCGTGCAGCCGATGTGCTCCTGCACCACGCTCGGCCACGACGAGGTGCGCCGGCTGATCAAGGCCAAGGGGCTGAAGACCATTCCTGCCGTCATGCAGGAGCTGGAGTGGAAGACCTCCTGCGGCTGTGCCAAATGTCGGCCGGCCCTCAACTACTACCTCGTCTGCGACTGGCCGGACGAATATGCCGACGACTACCAGTCGCGCTTCATCAATGAGCGCGTGCACGCCAACATCCAGAAGGACGGCACCTATTCGGTGGTGCCGCGCATGTGGGGCGGCGTCACCAGCGCTTCCGAACTGCGCGCCATCGCCGACGTCGTCGACAAGTTCGAGATCCCGATGGTCAAGGTCACCGGCGGCCAGCGCATCGACATGCTGGGCATCCGCAAGGAGGACCTGCCGGCGGTGTGGGCCGATCTCGGCCAGGCCGGCTTTGTCTCCGGCCATGCCTATGCCAAGGGCCTGCGCACGGTGAAGACCTGCGTCGGTTCGGACTGGTGCCGCTTCGGCACGCAGGATTCGACCGGCCTCGGCATCCGCATCGAGAAATTCATGTGGGGCTCGTGGACGCCGGCCAAGGTCAAGATGGCGGTGTCGGGCTGTCCTCGCAATTGCGCCGAGGCGACCTGCAAGGATGTCGGCGTCATCTGCGTCGACTCTGGCTACGAGATCCATTTCGCCGGGGCGGCCGGCCTCGACATCAAGGGCACCGAAGTGCTCGGCCTGGTCAAGACCGAGGACGAGGCGCTGGAGCATATCGTGGCGCTGACGCAGATGTACCGCGAGCAGGCCCGCTATCTCGAGCGCATCTACAAATGGGCCAAGCGCATCGGCATCCCCGAGATCAAGCGCCAGATCATGGACGACGACGAGAAGCGCAAGGCCTACTACGAACGCTTCGTCTTTTCCCAGAAGTTCGCCCAGGTCGACCCGTGGTCGGAACGCGTCTCCGGCAAGGACAAGCACGAGTTCCGGCCGATGGCCTCTGTTGGCTTTGCGGAGGCGGCGGAATGA